CACATCCTCTCAATTCGGCAGCTAGCCACGCTTGTCCAGCTCGCAGATAAtctcgagagagagagggagctatGGTGGCTGTGGATGCCTCCACAGGGGTGATGAACGCCCTCCTGTGCAAGCTCTCCAAGCTGCTGGAGGACGAGTACTCCAGGCTCAAAGGCGTGCGCCGTCAGATAACTTTCCTGAGGGACGAGCTGAGCAGCATGAACGCCGTGCTGGAGACGCTCGCCGACGCGGAGCAGCTCGACCCTCTCAAGAGGGAATGGCGGGACAAGGTGCGCGAGCTCTCCTACGACATAGAGGATTGCATCGACGACTTCGTGGACCGCGGCGAGGAGCTGCGGACAGGCCTCAAGGGGTTCTTCAGCAAGCTGAGGAAGCTCAAGGCCCGCCGCGAGATCGCCGGCGAGATAGAGCAGCTCAAGATCCGCACCATCGAGGCGAGCGAGAGGCGCAGGAGGTATGACTTTCTTGAGCCGGCCCAGAGTTCTGGCGCTTCTTCTGCGTCGACCCTCGGCTGCCGGCGCTGTACGAGGATGCGGCTAGGCTTGTGGGCATCGATGGCCCCAAGGAGCATATCCTTGGCTGGTTCTGCAAGGAGAAGGAGCATGATGACCTCAGGGTGTTGCCGATTGTGGGTTCCGGAGGCCTTGGCAAGACCACTCTTGCAAACCAAGTGTACTGTCAGTTAAAAGGCCAATTTCAGTGCACAGCTTTTGTGTCGGTGTCTCGGAATCCAAACATGCAGAAGATTTTACGGCAAATGCTCACGGAGTTTGGGATCAGCGGTGGTGCACTGGATGAGGAACGGCAACTCATCGACAGGATAAGAGACCACCTCAAAGATAAAAGGTAAACCCGGTAACCCACTCATATCATGATTTCTTATTAACATTTTTTTTGAGTTGGTCTTTTTAACATTTTGGTAATGCACATAGTAATGAATATTCGTACACTTCAAGAAATAAAGATGGTCATATGTCTTCAATTCTGTGCAAAATAAGTTTGAAGCATATTTTTAGGGTTGAATGAAAAGTTCAAAGCAATAATAGGCAACTCTCTGTTAAAACATGTAACAGGTACTTGGTTGTAATTGATGATGTATGGGACGTCGAAGCATGGAAAGCTATCAGGCTTGCTCTGTTCAACAAATAAGTGCGGTAGCAGAATCATCACCACAACGCGTAACGTTGCCATCGCATCATATTGCTCAGGCGACAGCAGTTATGTTTATCAAATGGAGTCCCTTAATTCTTCCGACTCCAGACGGCTATTTTTTAAAAGAtc
The Triticum dicoccoides isolate Atlit2015 ecotype Zavitan chromosome 3A, WEW_v2.0, whole genome shotgun sequence genome window above contains:
- the LOC119271156 gene encoding disease resistance protein PIK6-NP-like, which translates into the protein MVAVDASTGVMNALLCKLSKLLEDEYSRLKGVRRQITFLRDELSSMNAVLETLADAEQLDPLKREWRDKVRELSYDIEDCIDDFVDRGEELRTGLKGFFSKLRKLKARREIAGEIEQLKIRTIEASERRRRYDFLEPAQSSGASSASTLGCRRCTRMRLGLWASMAPRSISLAGSARRRSMMTSGCCRLWVPEALARPLLQTKCTVS